Proteins encoded by one window of Culicoides brevitarsis isolate CSIRO-B50_1 chromosome 2, AGI_CSIRO_Cbre_v1, whole genome shotgun sequence:
- the LOC134830871 gene encoding integrator complex subunit 15, whose protein sequence is MSSHEYKSALRKLEPQVAVRDCLLKVESLVFNTARGKQELMMSLISEFIFYEHTQHPMSSLQEFYLVLELSNYFSKASLAEQTGNAVFILLFGGSISPARINVLTKLTSTAISAQLSQVLNCVGTLMQQVGFSSLTSIELAKSLVQDFVVFSSKASTQLTELPKITPRFACNFMTAVTCLYLIEATQKSPLLEPPSLLLELFTSWITENPSLCLASQQPLMLPTGMLSMPNETPFAGLIRWSCVSALISTKEIYSKLHLSLLQSLLQAKPLAGPPVALNAQHLQLIVTILQYRMEELGKAAEKSEAVQLSMERFAQCIQVAIASQCIYGNIPQLMMRLETLRPTNQLMHIVISNYKK, encoded by the exons ATGTCCTCGCACGAGTATAAATCGGCTCTTAGGAAGCTAGAACCTCAAGTTGCTGTTCGAGATTGTcttttaaag gttgAGTCTTTAGTTTTCAACACCGCTCGCGGCAAACAAGAGTTAATGATGTCTCTGATCTCGGAATTTATCTTTTACGAGCACACCCAGCACCCGATGTCGTCTCTACAGGAGTTTTATTTGGTCCTGGAGCTCTCAAATTACTTCTCAAAAGCCTCGTTAGCGGAACAGACCGGAAATGCGGTGTTTATTCTCTTATTTGGCGGCTCAATATCGCCCGCGAGGATCAATGTCCTCACAAAATTGACTTCCACGGCGATTTCAGCTCAACTCTCGCAAGTTCTGAACTGCGTTGGGACTTTGATGCAACAAGTTGGCTTCTCGTCGTTAACCAGCATCGAGTTGGCGAAGAGTTTAGTTCAagattttgtagttttttcgaGCAAAGCCTCGACGCAACTCACAGAATTGCCCAAAATCACGCCGCGTTTCGCTTGTAACTTCATGACGGCCGTTACTTGCTTGTATCTGATCGAAGCGACGCAAAAATCTCCCTTACTTGAACCTCCTTCGTTACTTTTGGAGCTCTTTACGTCGTGGATCACGGAAAATCCGAGCCTGTGTCTTGCTTCGCAACAACCTTTGATGCTGCCAACTGGGATGTTATCGATGCCCAATGAAACTCCCTTCGCCGGACTCATCAGATGGAGTTGCGTGTCAGCCTTAATTagcacaaaagaaatttacaGCAAACTTCATCTTTCGCTGTTGCAAAGTTTGTTGCAAGCGAAACCTCTTGCCGGGCCTCCAGTTGCCTTAAATGCCCAACATTTGCAACTGATTGTCACAATTTTGCAATATCGCATGGAGGAATTGGGCAAAGCGGCGGAAAAAAGTGAAGCGGTGCAACTTAGTATGGAAAGATTCGCGCAATGTATTCAAGTAGCGATCGCAAGTCAATGTATTTACGGGAATATTCCACAATTGATGATGAGATTGGAGACGCTGAGACCGACGAATCAATTGATGCACATCGTTATCAGTAATTATAAGAAGTAA
- the LOC134829998 gene encoding transcription factor Jra: MRETTNGDSFYEDNNQFTAPSSTSTSNNNNNAAMPNSQGIKRPHSLDFSGGTKLGKRKFNQSLQVAPVLDSPDIQKLGLATPDIEKFILNNPTGILQTPGVGMNFTPKATIEQEEFVSGFDQVLNDIRIKNEANNSNNNNNQTNSNTSISTSVTTVTTTSNMSGGGIIYADSVPLATIKEEPQTVPQSPPVSPIDMENQERIKLERKRQRNRVAASKCRKRKLERISKLEDKVKNLKSENAELGAVISGLKQHVFKLKQQVIEHVKSGCSVNLAGQF, from the exons atgcgtgAAACTACCAACGGCGACTCATTTTACGAAGATAACAATCAATTTACCGCACCTTCGAGCACCTCGacgagcaacaacaacaacaacgccgCCATGCCAAACTCACAGGGAATCAAGAGGCCACACAGCTTGGACTTTAGCGGAGGCACAAAACTCGGCAAACGGAAATTCAATCAATCGTTGCAAGTGGCTCCGGTCTTGGATTCGCCCGATATTCAGAAATTGGGACTCGCAACGCCCGACATTGAAAAGTTTATCTTGAACAATCCGACGGGAATTTTACAAACGCCTGGCGTTGGCATGAATTTCACACCAAAG GCGACAATCGAACAAGAAGAATTCGTCTCCGGATTCGATCAAGTATTAAACGACATTCGTATCAAAAACGAGGcgaacaacagcaacaacaacaataatcagACAAATAGCAATACGAGCATCTCAACCAGCGTAACGACGGTAACAACGACGAGTAACATGTCGGGCGGAGGAATAATTTATGCGG attccGTTCCTCTGGCGACAATTAAAGAAGAACCCCAAACAGTGCCTCAATCGCCGCCCGTCAGCCCGATCGACATGGAGAACCAAGAACGCATCAAACTCGAACGGAAACGCCAGAGAAATCGTGTCGCTGCGAGCAAATGTCGCAAACGCAAGCTCGAACGCATCTCGAAGCTCGAGGACAAAGTGAAGAACCTCAAAAGCGAAAATGCGGAATTGGGCGCCGTGATATCGGGCTTGAAGCAGCACGTGTTCAAACTCAAGCAACAAGTCATCGAACACGTGAAAAGTGGATGTTCTGTCAATTTAGCGGGacaattttaa